A genomic window from Quercus lobata isolate SW786 chromosome 10, ValleyOak3.0 Primary Assembly, whole genome shotgun sequence includes:
- the LOC115965561 gene encoding uncharacterized protein At2g29880-like, with product MVEEQAKGNMKTGVFKKRTWTKIRNELNARANRCFVMQQLETKFDRLRTKHEAIYQDLLNTGMGWDFKTNTVIASDEVWADVLAENPKAKDFWKNRCEHYHLLRILFNKITATGFFQISSNQAAPNSDEERELDKKFRNAGLHADLDDDSDDDTNNVPRGHEHTTRGKKRPMQQEWSKGKKTAKKMDELTQGLRDYTELCRARLQARQAKASTKKSSKSVTTDDKFSLEKAFGMLNEYTDLDDDTYFKVQEELCNLNSRIVFITMPDRRKKTWMEFIAKRI from the exons ATGGTCGAAGAACAAGCGAAAGGGAACATGAAAACTGGTGTTTTTAAGAAGAGAACTTGGACAAAAATTCGAAATGAACTCAATGCACGAGCTAATCGGTGCTTTGTCATGCAACAACTTGAGACAAAATTTGATAGGCTCAGAACAAAACACGAGGCCATTTATCAAGATTTACTAAATACTGGAATGGGTTGGGATTTTAAGACAAACACGGTTATTGCCAGTGATGAAGTTTGGGCAGATGTACTTGCG GAAAATCCCAAGGCCAAGGACTTTTGGAAAAACAGATGTGAACACTATCATTTGCTAAGAATACTGTTCAACAAAATTACTGCCACCGGTTTCTTCCAAATTTCCTCAAACCAAGCAGCTCCAAATAGTGATGAAGAGCGTGAGCTAGATAAGAAGTTTCGCAATGCTGGATTACATGCTGACCTGGATGATGATAGTGATGATGACACAAACAATGTCCCAAGGGGTCATGAGCACACCACACGTGGTAAGAAACGTCCAATGCAACAAGAATGGTCTAAGGGGAAGAAGACTGCTAAGAAAATGGATGAACTTACACAGGGACTCCGGGACTATACTGAACTATGTAGGGCAAGGTTACAAGCTAGGCAGGCTAAGGCTAGCACTAAGAAATCTAGTAAATCTGTCACCACTGATGATAAGTTTTCTCTTGAGAAAGCTTTTGGGATGCTCAATGAGTACACAGACCTGGATGATGATACCTATTTTAAGGTACAAGAGGAACTCTGTAATTTGAATAGTAGAATTGTCTTCATTACAATGCCAGATAGAAGGAAGAAAACATGGATGGAGTTTATTGCAAAAAGAATCTGA